The following are from one region of the Shinella sp. PSBB067 genome:
- the arsH gene encoding arsenical resistance protein ArsH, with protein MANRFSTRKESALPDTFPALQDQHLRTTDVDALRPSFSTHKPRILILYGSLREISYSRLLAFEGRRLLERLGCEVRIFDPKGLPLPDEAPASHPKVQELRELSQWSEGQVWVSPERHGAMTGIMKSQIDWIPLSVGSVRPTQGKTLAVMEVSGGSQSFNAVNQMRILGRWMRMITIPNQSSVAKAYQEFDADGRMKPSSYYDRVVDVCEELVKFTILTRDASAYLTDRYSERKEQAAELEKRVSLRSI; from the coding sequence ATGGCGAACAGGTTCTCGACCAGGAAGGAAAGCGCATTGCCTGACACGTTCCCCGCTTTGCAGGATCAGCACCTGCGCACGACCGACGTCGATGCCCTGCGCCCTTCGTTCTCGACGCACAAGCCCCGTATCCTGATCCTGTACGGCTCGCTGCGCGAGATCTCGTACAGCCGCTTGCTTGCCTTCGAGGGCCGCCGGTTGCTCGAACGGCTGGGATGCGAGGTTCGAATCTTCGACCCGAAGGGCTTGCCGCTACCGGATGAAGCGCCGGCAAGCCATCCGAAGGTGCAGGAGCTGCGCGAGCTTTCGCAATGGTCGGAAGGCCAGGTCTGGGTGAGCCCGGAACGCCACGGCGCGATGACCGGCATCATGAAGTCGCAGATCGACTGGATACCGCTCTCGGTAGGATCGGTCCGGCCGACGCAGGGAAAGACGCTCGCCGTCATGGAGGTTTCCGGCGGCAGCCAGTCCTTCAATGCCGTGAACCAGATGCGCATCCTCGGCCGCTGGATGCGGATGATCACCATTCCGAACCAATCCTCGGTCGCCAAAGCCTATCAGGAATTCGACGCCGATGGCCGGATGAAGCCCTCGTCCTATTACGACCGGGTGGTGGACGTCTGCGAAGAACTGGTGAAGTTCACCATTCTCACGCGGGATGCTTCCGCCTACCTCACCGACCGCTACAGCGAGCGCAAGGAACAGGCGGCCGAGCTTGAGAAGCGTGTATCGTTGCGGTCAATTTGA
- a CDS encoding response regulator transcription factor: MRVLLIEDDAILGKAVREQVAALHSVDWVTRLDAAREHLQSAAYDLILLDLMLPDGLGIAFLKKLRAEGSVTPVIILTALDQISDRIAGLDAGADDYMIKPFDLSELSSRLNAVARRYSGNPNPLIEIGDLRIDLAARTVMHGARPVELTGREWALFEAFLQRPGIAMTKAQLEDRLYAFGAEVESNTIEVHVSRLRKKLGHGAIDTVRGIGYRLGTAR, from the coding sequence ATGAGAGTTCTACTGATCGAAGACGATGCTATCCTCGGAAAGGCCGTGCGCGAGCAGGTTGCCGCCCTCCACTCGGTGGACTGGGTGACACGGCTCGATGCGGCGCGCGAACATCTCCAAAGCGCGGCATACGATCTCATCCTGCTCGATCTGATGCTCCCGGACGGATTGGGCATCGCCTTTCTCAAAAAGCTTCGAGCCGAGGGCAGCGTGACGCCGGTCATCATCCTGACGGCGCTCGACCAGATCTCCGACCGCATCGCGGGCCTCGATGCCGGCGCCGACGACTACATGATCAAGCCGTTCGATCTGTCGGAACTCTCCTCGCGGCTGAATGCGGTGGCGCGGCGATACAGCGGCAACCCGAATCCTCTCATCGAGATCGGCGACCTGCGCATCGATCTCGCCGCCCGGACCGTGATGCACGGCGCGCGCCCTGTTGAGCTTACCGGTCGCGAATGGGCGCTGTTCGAAGCATTTCTGCAGCGGCCCGGCATCGCGATGACCAAGGCGCAGCTCGAAGATCGGCTCTATGCATTCGGCGCAGAGGTCGAGAGCAATACGATCGAGGTTCACGTCAGCAGACTGCGCAAGAAGCTCGGCCACGGCGCGATCGATACGGTGCGGGGCATCGGGTATCGTCTTGGAACGGCAAGATGA
- a CDS encoding cytochrome b, with protein sequence MPHDPARYSRSMIVIHWLTALLILGAWLTSTGGRHMAENPPLLHFSFGLAVLVLVLPRLILRLAGGTPDAPQSNGRLALAVKAGHVLLYLFLIALPLSGWYAASRLGVPVSFFGFQLPAITERVQGAPGLIADIHENAGTIILYLAGLHAAMAVWHQYVLRDGTLQRMSPR encoded by the coding sequence ATGCCTCATGATCCGGCCCGTTATTCCAGAAGCATGATCGTCATCCACTGGCTGACAGCCCTGCTGATCCTCGGGGCCTGGCTGACCTCGACGGGAGGCCGTCATATGGCCGAAAACCCGCCCTTGCTGCATTTCTCGTTCGGGTTGGCCGTGCTCGTCCTGGTGCTTCCGCGCTTGATCCTGCGCCTTGCGGGCGGAACCCCGGACGCGCCGCAGTCCAATGGCCGTCTCGCCCTTGCCGTCAAAGCCGGACATGTGCTGTTGTATCTGTTCCTCATTGCCCTGCCGTTGAGCGGTTGGTACGCGGCGTCGCGCCTCGGTGTTCCCGTTTCTTTCTTCGGCTTCCAGCTTCCGGCGATCACCGAGCGGGTGCAGGGCGCACCGGGCCTGATCGCGGACATTCATGAGAATGCCGGCACGATCATCCTCTACCTTGCCGGACTGCATGCCGCGATGGCGGTCTGGCACCAGTACGTCCTGCGCGACGGGACGTTGCAGCGGATGTCTCCGCGCTAA
- a CDS encoding helix-turn-helix transcriptional regulator: MDERQALTSFAALSQETRLAIVRTLVVVGPDGMAAGLIAERMGVSPSNVSFHLKELERSGLIAQRRESRSIVYSASYDVLADLVTFLMEDCCAGHPMVREGVERSDGCCKTDTAGIRGDVIA, encoded by the coding sequence ATGGACGAGCGTCAAGCCCTCACGTCATTCGCAGCCCTGTCGCAGGAAACCCGCCTCGCCATCGTCCGCACGCTGGTCGTCGTCGGACCGGATGGGATGGCCGCCGGCCTGATCGCCGAACGAATGGGTGTGTCGCCTTCGAATGTGTCCTTCCATCTGAAGGAACTGGAGCGATCGGGCCTGATCGCGCAGCGGCGAGAATCCCGCTCGATCGTCTATAGCGCCAGTTACGATGTGCTGGCCGATCTCGTGACGTTCCTCATGGAGGACTGCTGCGCCGGCCATCCGATGGTCCGAGAGGGTGTCGAACGGTCCGATGGCTGCTGCAAGACGGATACCGCCGGGATCAGGGGCGACGTCATTGCGTAG
- a CDS encoding PepSY domain-containing protein, translating to MIRVIHRWPGLLAALFLLVLSLSGAALSLFPAAERLSAPQAEAGLSVGTLAGRILAIHPQIEQIRRAPSGKITAYWFEGGAPQAAIIDPATGLGVASSDPNAVEQWLTGLHRSLFLGDGGRIAAAVGAAAMLVLAVSGTMLVARRAGGWRRWFAPIRGPLAGRLHVEIARVAVAGLVLSSATALWMTASTFDLLPDAATSPVAHIEASGRTGMAASHMDLLKRTPVTELRSLAFPDPADATDVFTLKTDRGTGYLDQGTGVLLAWSDLTGWQRLSETIYMLHTGRGAATLGLVLGMMALGVPAMAGTGLILWLAGRRGRPRIHGNVTAGRAETILLVGSESGSTWSFAATLHAALTKLGQAVHTAPMSSFDPERYRHARRVLILAATYGDGDAPASARGFLDRLQTLPVEPTIPIAVLGFGDRSFPAYCAFAQVVARAAEARGWSTLIPYETVDRQSPQDFARWGRSLGEAIGIGLELVHRPALLAASPLTLVSRREYGAEVQAPTVILRFVLPKVPFWHRLAGRGFGRYSAGDLLGVLPEGSSVPRFYSLASGRRDGFIEIVVKKHPAGLCSGQLFNLEPGCAVRAFIRTNPGFHAGRSRIPLILIGAGTGIGPLAGFVRANARRRPIHLFFGMRHPASDFLYKDELTRWHREGRLHRLVGACSRGRMPRYVQHALLEDAAQIAALIRSGARIMVCGGRDMAVGVSAALAEILAPVGLTPALLKAEGRYVEDVY from the coding sequence ATGATCCGTGTCATCCATCGCTGGCCAGGCCTTCTGGCCGCTCTTTTTCTGCTGGTCTTGAGCCTTAGCGGTGCAGCACTCTCGCTGTTTCCCGCCGCCGAACGGTTGTCCGCCCCGCAGGCCGAGGCAGGGCTTTCCGTCGGGACGCTGGCCGGACGTATCCTCGCCATCCACCCTCAAATAGAACAGATACGTCGCGCGCCCTCCGGCAAGATCACCGCCTACTGGTTTGAGGGTGGGGCGCCTCAGGCCGCCATCATCGATCCCGCAACAGGGCTGGGTGTCGCCTCCAGCGATCCGAATGCCGTCGAGCAGTGGCTTACCGGTCTGCACCGGTCGCTCTTTCTCGGTGACGGCGGGCGTATCGCAGCGGCAGTGGGCGCTGCCGCCATGCTGGTCTTGGCTGTGTCCGGCACTATGCTCGTCGCCCGCAGGGCCGGCGGCTGGCGGCGATGGTTCGCGCCGATACGCGGGCCGCTCGCCGGAAGATTGCATGTCGAGATCGCGCGCGTCGCCGTCGCAGGCCTCGTCTTGTCCTCGGCCACCGCATTGTGGATGACGGCATCGACATTCGATCTCCTTCCCGACGCGGCCACATCTCCCGTCGCCCACATCGAGGCGAGCGGCCGGACCGGCATGGCCGCATCGCATATGGATCTGCTGAAACGGACACCGGTCACCGAACTGCGCAGCCTGGCGTTTCCCGATCCGGCCGATGCGACGGATGTCTTCACGCTGAAGACGGATCGCGGCACGGGCTATCTGGATCAGGGCACCGGCGTGCTGCTGGCCTGGAGCGACCTGACCGGATGGCAGCGTCTCTCGGAGACTATCTATATGCTGCATACCGGTCGAGGCGCGGCCACCTTGGGCCTCGTGCTCGGCATGATGGCGCTCGGCGTGCCGGCGATGGCGGGCACCGGCCTCATCCTGTGGCTGGCGGGTCGGCGCGGGCGGCCACGGATTCACGGCAATGTAACGGCTGGACGTGCGGAAACGATCCTGCTTGTCGGCAGCGAGAGCGGCAGCACATGGAGCTTCGCTGCGACACTGCACGCCGCGCTGACGAAGCTCGGGCAGGCGGTTCACACCGCGCCGATGTCGTCATTCGATCCTGAACGCTACCGGCATGCCCGGCGCGTTCTCATTCTTGCGGCAACCTATGGCGATGGCGATGCGCCCGCTTCGGCGCGGGGGTTTCTCGATCGCCTGCAAACCCTGCCGGTAGAGCCAACCATTCCGATCGCCGTGCTCGGCTTCGGTGACCGCAGCTTCCCGGCCTACTGCGCTTTTGCCCAGGTCGTTGCGAGGGCCGCCGAGGCGCGAGGGTGGAGCACGCTCATCCCATACGAAACCGTCGACCGGCAGTCGCCGCAGGATTTTGCCCGTTGGGGACGATCGCTGGGCGAGGCAATAGGGATCGGGCTGGAGCTTGTCCATCGGCCAGCCTTGCTGGCGGCCTCCCCATTGACCCTCGTTTCGCGACGCGAATACGGCGCGGAGGTGCAAGCTCCGACAGTGATCCTGCGGTTCGTGCTGCCCAAAGTCCCGTTCTGGCATCGGTTGGCCGGGCGTGGCTTCGGTCGATATTCGGCAGGCGATCTTCTCGGCGTGCTGCCCGAGGGCTCGTCCGTTCCACGGTTCTACTCGCTGGCTTCGGGACGGCGCGATGGCTTCATCGAGATCGTCGTGAAGAAGCATCCGGCGGGGCTCTGTTCCGGGCAGCTCTTCAATCTGGAGCCAGGATGTGCCGTTCGCGCATTCATCCGAACCAATCCCGGCTTCCATGCCGGCAGGAGCAGGATACCGTTGATCCTGATCGGAGCTGGAACAGGGATAGGGCCGCTGGCGGGCTTCGTGCGCGCCAATGCGCGTCGCCGTCCGATCCACCTGTTCTTCGGAATGCGTCATCCTGCCAGCGATTTCCTCTACAAGGACGAACTGACGCGCTGGCATCGCGAAGGGCGCCTTCACCGGCTCGTCGGGGCCTGCTCGCGCGGGCGGATGCCGCGCTATGTCCAGCACGCTCTTCTTGAGGATGCCGCCCAGATCGCAGCCCTGATCCGCAGCGGCGCGCGCATCATGGTCTGTGGTGGGCGGGATATGGCCGTCGGCGTTTCGGCGGCGCTTGCCGAGATTCTCGCGCCGGTAGGGTTGACGCCGGCCCTGCTCAAGGCGGAGGGACGCTATGTCGAAGACGTCTACTGA
- the arsC gene encoding arsenate reductase (glutaredoxin) (This arsenate reductase requires both glutathione and glutaredoxin to convert arsenate to arsenite, after which the efflux transporter formed by ArsA and ArsB can extrude the arsenite from the cell, providing resistance.), whose product MDATIYHNPACGTSRNTLALIRAAGIEPTVIEYLQEPPTRDQLATMIADARLSVREAIREKGTPYAELGLDNPDLTDEQLLDAMVATPILINRPFVVTPLGTRLARPSEAVLDILPDTFKGPFFKEDGEQVLDQEGKRIA is encoded by the coding sequence GAACGTCCCGCAACACGCTGGCGCTGATCCGCGCGGCCGGGATCGAACCGACCGTTATCGAATATCTTCAGGAGCCGCCAACGCGCGATCAGCTCGCAACGATGATCGCCGACGCCAGGCTGTCGGTCCGGGAAGCCATTCGCGAGAAGGGCACGCCCTATGCCGAACTCGGTCTCGACAACCCGGACCTCACCGACGAGCAGTTGCTCGATGCGATGGTCGCGACACCGATCCTCATCAACCGCCCCTTCGTCGTGACCCCGCTCGGCACGAGGCTGGCCCGCCCGTCCGAGGCCGTGCTCGACATCCTGCCCGACACCTTCAAGGGGCCGTTCTTCAAGGAGGATGGCGAACAGGTTCTCGACCAGGAAGGAAAGCGCATTGCCTGA
- a CDS encoding ATP-binding protein, giving the protein MKRPRSLQWRLSLWLGLGLTVLWALAAVVTAQMLRHEMDEVFDSALEETAQRILPLAAIEIIGRDADDTEQRVATLRQHDEYFTYVVRDAAGKVLLRSHSADLAAFPPFSGMGFATTPTHRLYSDATLQQNLTITIAEPLSHRRMTAGRLLLGLSLPLAVIVPLGLIGIWVIVRLSMTPVRTFRSQIEARGGGDLTPIDAEDLPSEIGPVAKAVNHLLDRLTRTLQAERSLAAKSAHELRTPVAAALAQAQRMIAQAPDDATRERAEDMQTALRRLSRLTEKLMQLARAEGGRLLAEAPVEIGAILRMVVSEFDGQAETAGRIDLTLPDAPVFASIDADAFAILARNLIENALKHGVRDEPVAVTLSADGCLRVTNAGPVVPSAVLARLSEPFERGQALVRGAGLGLAIARTIAAGTNGRIELQSPASGRIDGFEARFFIDK; this is encoded by the coding sequence ATGAAGCGGCCCAGGAGCCTGCAATGGCGGCTCTCGCTATGGCTGGGGCTAGGGCTAACGGTGTTATGGGCACTTGCCGCGGTCGTGACCGCGCAGATGCTGCGCCACGAAATGGACGAGGTGTTCGACAGCGCCCTCGAAGAGACGGCGCAACGCATCCTGCCGCTTGCGGCGATCGAGATCATCGGCCGCGATGCCGACGACACCGAACAGCGCGTTGCCACGCTCCGCCAGCACGACGAGTATTTCACCTATGTCGTGCGCGATGCCGCGGGCAAGGTTCTGCTGCGATCGCACAGCGCCGATCTCGCGGCATTCCCGCCGTTTTCCGGAATGGGCTTTGCCACGACGCCGACGCACCGCCTCTACTCCGACGCGACCCTCCAGCAGAATCTGACCATCACCATCGCGGAGCCCCTGTCGCATCGCCGGATGACCGCCGGGCGACTGTTGCTCGGGCTGAGCCTGCCGCTGGCCGTCATTGTCCCGCTCGGCTTGATCGGCATCTGGGTCATTGTCCGGCTGTCCATGACCCCGGTTCGGACCTTCCGCTCGCAGATCGAGGCGCGCGGCGGCGGTGATTTGACACCCATCGACGCGGAGGACCTGCCCTCGGAGATCGGCCCCGTCGCCAAAGCGGTCAACCACCTCCTGGACCGATTGACGCGTACCTTGCAGGCCGAGCGCAGCCTGGCGGCCAAATCGGCCCATGAGCTGCGGACACCGGTGGCTGCTGCACTGGCGCAGGCGCAGCGCATGATCGCGCAAGCGCCGGACGACGCCACGCGCGAGCGCGCCGAGGATATGCAGACCGCCTTGCGGCGCCTTTCCCGCCTCACCGAGAAACTCATGCAACTGGCGAGAGCCGAGGGCGGACGCCTTCTCGCCGAGGCGCCGGTCGAGATCGGCGCCATCCTGCGGATGGTTGTGAGCGAATTCGACGGGCAGGCCGAGACTGCAGGGCGCATCGACCTGACACTGCCAGACGCGCCGGTATTCGCAAGCATCGACGCCGACGCCTTCGCCATCCTGGCCCGGAACCTGATCGAAAACGCCCTCAAGCATGGCGTGCGGGACGAACCGGTCGCCGTCACCTTGTCGGCAGACGGCTGTCTGCGCGTCACGAACGCCGGCCCGGTCGTGCCTTCCGCAGTGCTTGCGCGGCTGAGCGAGCCCTTCGAGCGCGGTCAGGCTCTGGTGCGGGGGGCCGGCCTGGGGCTCGCCATCGCCCGGACCATTGCTGCCGGAACAAATGGACGGATAGAACTCCAATCTCCCGCAAGCGGCAGGATTGACGGGTTTGAGGCAAGGTTCTTCATAGACAAATGA
- the arsK gene encoding arsenite efflux MFS transporter ArsK — MAAARRIPPGSGATSLRSANVPVGIVAALGLTQIIGYGTLYYSFSILAPGMAADLGITVAQVFAVFSASLFVGGLSAPYIGRQMDRIGAATVMAIGSVLSALTLILCAWSPSVAVFALAIVLLEISSGMVQYQAAFAALVEADPRSASRSITYLTLIAGFASTIFWPIATVLLGYLSWREIYLVYAGLNLLVCMPFHVWIMRKGKVAAAGGQRPIREPVVGAVPREHRRGAVIVVSAAFALLSFTLGAMLAHMVPMLGALGFGSAAVVIGSLFGPAQVLSRLINMIFGTRLAPPGLAVLSAVFMVLSVVILALSGNWLPGAVAFSICLGLGSGINSIAQGSLPLYLFGSDGYGALTGKMAASRLAAGAAAPFAFAATMEQFGIGASLILSAALGSIGIAAFVAVALATKRSLVAAPSPSN, encoded by the coding sequence ATGGCTGCTGCAAGACGGATACCGCCGGGATCAGGGGCGACGTCATTGCGTAGCGCGAATGTTCCCGTCGGCATCGTCGCCGCGCTCGGCCTGACCCAGATCATTGGCTACGGCACCCTATATTACAGCTTCAGCATCCTGGCGCCCGGCATGGCGGCGGATCTCGGTATCACCGTCGCGCAGGTGTTTGCCGTATTCTCGGCCTCGCTGTTCGTTGGTGGCCTGTCCGCGCCGTATATTGGGCGGCAGATGGATCGCATTGGGGCTGCGACCGTCATGGCGATTGGCTCTGTGCTGTCCGCGTTGACCCTGATCCTCTGCGCTTGGTCGCCGTCGGTGGCAGTCTTCGCGCTGGCCATCGTCCTGTTGGAGATATCGTCCGGCATGGTCCAGTACCAAGCCGCCTTCGCCGCGCTGGTGGAAGCCGATCCACGCTCCGCATCACGAAGCATCACCTATCTCACGCTGATCGCGGGATTTGCCTCGACGATCTTCTGGCCGATTGCCACGGTGCTGCTCGGCTATCTCTCGTGGCGGGAAATCTACCTCGTCTATGCCGGGCTCAACCTTCTCGTCTGCATGCCGTTCCACGTCTGGATCATGCGGAAGGGAAAGGTGGCTGCGGCCGGCGGGCAAAGACCCATTCGTGAACCTGTCGTCGGGGCTGTTCCGCGCGAGCACCGGCGCGGCGCGGTGATCGTGGTGTCGGCTGCATTCGCGTTGCTGAGCTTCACCCTTGGAGCGATGCTGGCGCATATGGTGCCGATGCTCGGTGCGCTCGGATTCGGAAGCGCCGCCGTGGTCATCGGTTCGCTGTTCGGCCCGGCGCAGGTTCTCAGCCGACTGATCAACATGATCTTCGGCACGCGGCTTGCACCACCGGGCCTTGCGGTTCTCTCCGCGGTCTTCATGGTGCTGAGCGTTGTCATTCTGGCGCTTTCCGGCAACTGGCTCCCCGGCGCGGTTGCCTTCTCGATTTGCCTCGGCCTCGGATCGGGCATCAACAGCATCGCACAGGGCAGCTTGCCGCTCTACCTGTTCGGCTCGGATGGATACGGCGCACTCACCGGCAAGATGGCCGCCTCGCGGCTGGCTGCCGGCGCTGCGGCCCCCTTCGCCTTCGCCGCGACGATGGAGCAGTTCGGCATAGGCGCATCGCTCATCCTGAGCGCCGCGCTTGGCTCGATCGGCATTGCGGCGTTTGTGGCGGTAGCGCTGGCGACAAAGCGAAGCCTCGTCGCCGCGCCGAGCCCGTCAAATTGA
- a CDS encoding DUF6428 family protein — protein MNAIDKAVSSDITLGQLLDGLAAAPEASLVFLYEGQPVKAGYHVTEVKAGAFSALDCGANPEAWSEMFVQLWDIDEDGRSHMPAGKFSAIIRKVSDHVRLDPAAKLTFEVSDGSRPMALYCASSPRLADGRFEVALAARPSSCKPRDRWLAEQATATNSCCAPATGGSKCCA, from the coding sequence ATGAATGCGATCGACAAGGCTGTTTCGTCCGATATCACGCTTGGCCAGCTTCTTGACGGCCTTGCGGCTGCGCCCGAGGCGTCGCTGGTGTTTCTCTACGAAGGTCAGCCGGTTAAGGCAGGCTATCATGTCACCGAGGTCAAGGCGGGAGCTTTTTCGGCGCTCGACTGCGGCGCCAATCCAGAAGCCTGGTCGGAGATGTTCGTCCAGCTTTGGGATATTGACGAGGATGGACGGAGCCACATGCCCGCCGGCAAGTTCTCGGCGATCATCCGGAAGGTTTCCGATCACGTCCGGCTCGATCCGGCGGCCAAGCTCACTTTCGAGGTCAGCGACGGGAGCCGGCCGATGGCGCTTTATTGCGCATCGTCGCCGCGCTTGGCTGACGGCAGGTTCGAGGTGGCGCTGGCGGCGCGGCCGTCGAGCTGCAAGCCGCGCGACCGATGGCTGGCGGAGCAGGCGACCGCAACGAACTCTTGCTGCGCGCCGGCAACGGGCGGCTCAAAGTGCTGCGCCTGA
- a CDS encoding DUF2271 domain-containing protein, whose product MKSLLAALAMTTALTFPGLAMARPVTLTTTLTNYGGDGAYLALYVTDPQGKYAGTLWVAGGKSKYYEHLSGWYRATGGRAGIDGITGASVGAGRTLEISLDLADALFDAGYTLHVDAAVEDMRDSPNEVAVPLTTAGTKTTVRGRRYVSTVAYSF is encoded by the coding sequence ATGAAATCGCTTCTCGCAGCTCTCGCCATGACAACCGCCCTCACGTTCCCTGGCCTCGCCATGGCCCGGCCGGTGACATTGACCACAACGCTGACCAACTATGGCGGCGACGGCGCCTATCTCGCGCTCTACGTCACCGATCCCCAGGGCAAATATGCCGGCACGCTCTGGGTCGCTGGCGGCAAGTCCAAATATTACGAGCATCTATCGGGCTGGTATCGCGCCACTGGCGGCCGCGCCGGTATCGACGGCATTACCGGCGCTAGCGTCGGTGCGGGGCGCACGCTGGAGATCTCGCTCGACCTTGCCGATGCGCTTTTCGACGCAGGTTACACGCTGCATGTCGACGCAGCCGTGGAGGACATGCGTGACAGCCCCAACGAGGTCGCCGTTCCCCTGACCACTGCGGGCACGAAGACGACCGTTCGCGGTCGACGCTACGTCTCGACCGTTGCCTACTCCTTCTAG
- a CDS encoding PepSY domain-containing protein produces the protein MVPPESALIRNNETMKHLLAAILVLAFSGPGIAKADDDDCHVSMDRWKPREAVETMAASQGWTVARIKIDDGCYEIRGTDRNGLAFKAKVDPETLEIVKFRHRDRDDDRHGSRRQRPPASQNDTVGGTSSNTLLGTTVRPKTTIK, from the coding sequence ATGGTTCCCCCCGAAAGCGCGTTGATCAGGAACAATGAAACGATGAAACATTTGCTGGCCGCGATCCTCGTTCTGGCGTTTTCCGGTCCCGGTATCGCCAAGGCTGACGACGACGATTGCCATGTCTCGATGGATCGATGGAAGCCGCGGGAAGCGGTCGAAACAATGGCCGCCAGTCAAGGCTGGACCGTTGCCAGGATCAAGATCGATGACGGCTGTTACGAAATCCGGGGAACCGACCGGAATGGCCTGGCTTTCAAGGCCAAGGTCGATCCGGAAACCCTCGAAATCGTCAAGTTCCGGCACAGGGATCGCGATGACGACCGTCACGGATCGAGGCGTCAGCGGCCGCCAGCCTCGCAGAACGACACCGTAGGCGGAACATCCTCCAACACCCTGCTCGGGACGACCGTGCGGCCCAAGACCACCATCAAGTAG
- a CDS encoding FAD:protein FMN transferase, which produces MSKTSTDPMRHALNGPTMGTRWSALFYTEAGFDPEPVRHALQAEMDEVDAQMSTWKPDSALMRLNAGPVGDWIDVPARLADVLHLALEIGRASGGAFDIGVGDAVVAWGFGPQAADRALIRKALATSRQPAHVALELDPVRAAVRKRAPITIDLNGIAKGYGVDRLVAILGRFGITSGLVGIDGEMRALGLRPDGEPWNIAVEGPDAARRAPHSVLALQEAAVATSGDYRHWTVVNGRRLSHTMNPRRGAPLLSSPASVTVVARTCAEADAWATALTVLGPTSGTELAQHLGLDVLFLLRDASGGVRPIATGPLFSAGRETCRRVPEVYGQSLKQSHNSD; this is translated from the coding sequence ATGTCGAAGACGTCTACTGATCCGATGAGGCACGCGCTCAACGGACCGACCATGGGAACGCGCTGGTCCGCGCTGTTCTACACGGAGGCAGGGTTCGATCCGGAGCCGGTTCGACACGCTCTTCAGGCGGAAATGGACGAGGTGGACGCGCAGATGTCCACCTGGAAGCCCGACAGCGCTCTGATGAGGTTGAACGCCGGTCCCGTCGGCGACTGGATCGATGTGCCGGCGCGTCTGGCAGACGTTCTGCATCTTGCGCTCGAAATCGGCCGTGCGTCGGGCGGAGCTTTCGATATCGGCGTGGGCGATGCGGTCGTTGCCTGGGGTTTTGGCCCGCAAGCGGCCGACCGGGCCCTGATCCGGAAGGCACTCGCGACATCGCGCCAACCCGCCCATGTGGCGCTCGAGCTCGATCCTGTTCGCGCGGCGGTGCGCAAGCGCGCGCCGATCACGATCGACCTCAACGGCATTGCCAAGGGATATGGCGTCGACCGGCTGGTCGCGATCCTCGGGCGCTTCGGCATAACTTCCGGCCTCGTGGGAATTGACGGCGAGATGAGGGCGCTCGGTCTGCGCCCCGATGGTGAACCGTGGAACATTGCCGTAGAAGGTCCCGACGCGGCCCGTCGAGCGCCGCACTCCGTCCTCGCCTTGCAGGAGGCTGCGGTCGCCACCTCTGGCGATTACCGGCATTGGACTGTCGTGAACGGTCGCCGTCTCTCGCACACCATGAATCCGCGCCGCGGTGCGCCGCTACTGTCGTCGCCCGCTTCGGTCACGGTCGTCGCGCGAACCTGCGCTGAAGCCGATGCCTGGGCGACCGCGTTGACGGTTCTCGGTCCGACGTCCGGGACCGAGCTTGCCCAGCACCTTGGCCTAGACGTGCTGTTTCTTCTGCGAGACGCCTCGGGCGGAGTCCGGCCGATAGCGACAGGACCTCTTTTTTCGGCAGGCCGGGAGACCTGTCGAAGGGTTCCTGAGGTTTATGGGCAAAGTTTGAAGCAATCGCACAATTCGGACTGA